The Perca fluviatilis chromosome 2, GENO_Pfluv_1.0, whole genome shotgun sequence genome includes a region encoding these proteins:
- the LOC120554170 gene encoding serine/threonine-protein kinase NLK-like, with translation MAICGTTATNVTKMMAAYNGGSSTVATHHPHHHHQLQHLPPPHMHHHHADQHHLQHPGSAAAVHTVQQHTSTAAAAAVMLNPGQQQPYFPSPAPGQAPGPAAATAPAQVQAAAAVKVHHQQQHTHNLQQQLDIEPDRPIGYGAFGVV, from the coding sequence ATGGCTATTTGCGGCACAACGGCtacaaatgttacaaaaatgatGGCTGCTTACAACGGTGGCTCCTCAACAGTGGCTACCCATCACCCGCATCATCACCACCAGCTCCAGCACCTTCCGCCTCCCCACATGCACCACCACCACGCGGACCAACATCACTTGCAGCATCCGGGCTCCGCAGCCGCCGTGCACACGGTCCAGCAGCACACCTCCACGGCTGCCGCAGCGGCGGTGATGCTCAACCCCGGCCAACAGCAGCCATACTTCCCCTCTCCTGCCCCAGGACAAGCCCCCGGGCCGGCGGCTGCCACGGCTCCTGCCCAGGTTCAAGCTGCCGCTGCTGTCAAAGTTCACCATCAGCAACAACACACGCACAACCTACAGCAGCAGCTGGATATAGAGCCTGACAGGCCCATCGGCTATGGAGCGTTTGGGGTTGTCTG